The window TCCCGTCCGCTGCGCCATATTCGGAATCTGGAACACTGAACGCCAGATTCCACAGAAAGCCCGCCTAGTGCGGGCTTTTTGCTGTCTGGCGTTTGGGTTTTCTTCACGGCCTATATCTATGTAGTGCCTGCCAGTCGCATCGTTTTCGGACAATGGACCTTGTTTTCCATGACCTCATCAGGTCATGGCGCCGATTCCATTGCCTGCCGAGAGCCCGACCGCATGCCCCCAACTCCCTCTGCAACCGCTACCGTTTCTGCCGACGACACGAATGCGCTGTCATTCATGGCAGACAAACCTGCATTTCTCTCGAGCGATGATGCCGCAGCGTGTCTGCACGGCCTGCTGAAACCGCCGCGAAGTACCGAGTTGCACTGGTTCATTCTGAAAAGCGCGGACGAGCGCTTCTATTGCGTTCAGCGGATCGAGGCTAAAGCCAGCGGGGTCGAGGAAAAACTCCCTGATCCAGCCAAGGATCCGCGTCGAGAGTGGGCAGTGACTGCCGGTGCGAATGGCCAGTTGATCATTCCCAGAGGTTTTTCCCTCGAAGCGAGTTTCCATGCGCACCCGGCCAAGGTTCAAGGCGCCGACGAAGCCACCACGGAATGGGTTCAGCGCAATCGCTTCTTCACCATTGCCGATTTGTCTGCGGTGATGAATCCGCATCGAAAATACTCGAAATGTTATCTGAGTGCCGGTAACGGCGGACTTCTCTCGTACACGTCGACCAATCTACCGTTTGAACAGGAACTGTCGCCGCGCCTTGCGCCGAACCCGGATGGCGATTCGCGACGTTTTCAGATCCTGTATGAAGAGGGTTCGATTCCCAGCAGCCTGTGGATCCTGTTGGCGGTGGCGGCTGGAAAGGTAACCGTTGTGGTTCCCGGGGATCTCTGGCGGCACCGTGGCCGGCTCAAAGCCAGTTGGCGGTCGGACATTCTGCAGGCACCACCGGCGCTTAAAACCATGCCGATCTTTGGTCCGATCTGTCGAAATGCAAAAGAAGCAGCCGTCTATCTGCGAAAACAATTACCCGCGTTGCCGTCGGCAAATCCCAGTGTCGGTTTTATTCTCAAACATAACGTCAGTGATTTTCTGATCGTCACCGAGCCGGTCTCCCGCCAATACGCGAGCTTTGACCGCAGTGCGCTGTTTCCCGGGAATCAACAGGGTCAGCCGCGCATCCCCCGAGCCTTTCGCGTGCTTGGTATTTATCACTCGATTCAACCATCGCCGACATCGGGCGGGACCGATCTTTCGCGCAATTTTTTCTCTACCGCCGACCTCAAAGTCAGTCTGGCACGGGTCAGTGAGGCGCCTCATCAACGCATTTTTGCAATCACCCCCGACGGCGCTGTCTTGCGTTTCGCCAAACCGATACTGCCCAAGGTTCGCGAGTTGATCGCCGAACTCACCCAAGACCTTGAGCAAAAAATCAACTCCGGCGACATCAGTGCGCAGATGTTGATCGACAAAGTCGCCAGCGCCGGAATTCTCAGCGTCCTGCTCCCCAGTGCTGCATGGCCCCAGGCTGGAAGAGTCATGGCGTCATCTGCCGCACAGCAAGAGCCGTGATCAACCGCCATTGCGCTGATGACGATAGTCGCTGACCGCCTCGTACACCGCTTTGCGCAGGCGATTGATCCCGCCAATCGGGCGGTGCGCTTCAATGCCGAACCAGGGGTTGAAAGACAGGTTGTCGCAATCGAGGTTCTGCTGCGGTGTATCGAAATCCTGAGGTGGCACGGTGATACGGGCCACGGTTTCGAACGGCGAATCCTGCTCGCGCCACTCGATGCTGGTGTCCTCGATCGGCATGTATTTGTTGGCATCCTGGCGCTGAATCTGCAGCAGGAAACAGGCCGGTACGCGATCCGTCGAGAGTTGCTGATACAGGGCGCTGCGCAGGAAGTTCGGCAGATCCTGGTTTTGTTGGGGCAGGGTGTAGGCCGGGCAATTGTCGGGATCCGGCGTTACTCGGAACTTGGCGTTCGACTCGCCGAACTTGTACGGCGAGACCGAGAAATACGTGGTCCGTGTCGGGCTGTCCGGCGCAGGCGACAAGGTCGCCAGGGCAATAAACAGATGCCGGACTTGCCAGGTGCGGGGATCCCAACCGGGGAAAAACGCCATGACCTTTTTGCCGTCAGCTTGCGCCGCCACATTCTGACGATACTCGGCGACATCACTGACAAAGAAGTTCGGATGACTGAACATCACGAAGTCTTGCTCATGCTGTTGCTGGCGGTTGTCGAGCAAGGGTTTGCCGGGTACGTCGAGCAGTTTGATCGCCATGCCCCGGGCATCGCGGATGCTGTCGAACTGCGGATAGGCGTTGCCGTTGGACAGGCGAATCAGCGCTTGCCAGGTTTTCCCCGGCTCGCTGAACACGCCCTGCTGCAACGACTGGGCAAGTTGCGGCAGAACCAGCACCTGCGCCTTCACGCAACCATGCGCCTTGGCGTGAGCGTCGCGCAGATAGCGGGTCGGCTCGCGGTGCTGATCAACAATGCGCACGGCGGTCTGGATCACCTCTTGAGTCATGGCCGACTCGCCCGGCGGAATCTGCTCCAGCGCGGAAACCGGGCCACGGTGCTGCCAGGCAAACCAGGCCCAGGCAACGGCCCAGCCGAGCAGTCCGATGGCGAGTAACAACAGCAGGGTTTTGCCCAGGAGGCGCCCCAGCCACAACCAGATCCGGGCCAGCGGCGGGAGGTCTTTCTTGAAGGTCGAGATCATGGCAATTGCGCCTCCAGTGGACCGCCAAGGACTTTCAGGTATTCCAGCAACGCCCAACGTTCTTCGGGCTGCAACCAGCGGCCGATGACGCCGTTGCCGCGTTCACCCGCACGGAATTCATGCCCGCTGTTGTGGTTGCCGGTGATCCGCGTGTCGAACAGGAAGCCGTTGGTAAAAGCCTCGGTGCGATAGCCCAGATGACGCGGATCGTATTCGAAGCTGCCTTTATAGAAGGTGGTGGCGCGCTCATCCTGCGGCGACAGCAACTGATAAAGGCTCGGCACCGAACCGTTGTGCAGAAACGGCGCAGTGGCCCAGACGCCGGCCAGTGGGCGAGCCTTGTAGGCGACTTTTTCGCGCACACCGATCGGCAGGCCGAAACCGTCGAGTCGCGGTTTCTCTTGCGCAGTGACGTTGGCTTCGCGGTAAGCGCGGTTTTCGACGAATGCGGTGACGTACGCCAGGCCTTTGGCCACGGATAACTGGCTCAGATCTAGCGGCTCCTCGGGTGACGGGTGCAGTTTCACGTCCATTTTTTCCAGCTCCTTCAAGTCCCATTGCAGGGCCGTGAGGTCGAAACGATGGCTGGCGATGTTGTTGGCAGCATTCGGATCGGTGCCGATCACCTCCACTGGCAACAGGTGCAAATGTTGCACCCAGCGTTCGCCTTCCTGAGTCTTGCGCGGAACGTGGCAGCCGGCGCAGTTTTCGGTAAACAGTGCGCGCCCCCTGGCCGCCAGCGCTTTATCGACGACGCCAAACACGTCTTCCGGCCACGCGGGTGGTTGCAGGCGCTGCAGGGTTTCTTCGATTTTGTGCAGATCACGCACACGGACGCTGGAGGCATAGCGTTCATCACCTTGCAGCGGTTGGCCATTGGCGTCGAAGAAGTTCAGGGTGGCGCCGACACCCAATGCCTCGCCGATGTTGCGCGCCATCGGCTGTTGCGCAGAACCGTTCCACTGCACCCAGTCGAACGTCCACATGTCCCACAACTGCGGGTAGTCCACCGGCGCGTTGGCGACGCGATAGTTGGCGGGAGAAATGGCATCGCCGAACGTCGCGTTGGCAATCCGCCCGAATGCATCGGTGCGTCCCGGGCCTTCTTCGGTGGGGTAGAGGCCACGGTGGGTGTCGTTCCAGGCGACTTTCAGAAAGGTGTTCAGCGAGCCTTTGAAGTCTTTGCGCAGTTGCTCGCGGCGTGCGTCGTAGTCATTGCCCAGCACCTTGCGCGCGAAGCGTTCGAATTTCCATGGGTTGTAGTAAGTCGAGGTCAGACTGGCGACCAAGGCTTGTCCGAAACTGCCGCCGCGCAGCGTAGGAACACTGGAAGGCAATACGTGTTGCGCCGAGCCGCCATCAATACGCACGGCTTGGCCGTTAAAGCGCAATTCGCCGGTATGGCAAGCGGCGCAAGTTATGTCCAGATATTGCTCGGTGCTTCCGGGATTCTGGTGCCGCGCAAAGCCGACAGGAAGATTGCCGGGGTTGTTTGGCGTGGCTTTCTGTTGTGGATCAATCAGAAAGCCAAAGCGTGCGAGGTATTCGGGAGAGGCGAAACGCTGTTGCGAAAAGGGCAACTCCAGCGCCTGGAACCACTCGTAACGCAATCCTTTGACCTGAGTGCCCTGTGGCGTGAAGTAGTAGGTCTGGCGTTCTGCCTGCGACCACTGATTCAGGTAATGCACCTGCTGCACGGGGGTGTAGAAGGGTAATTTCGGATTGGCGACGTAATACAACACCACCGCAAGGACGAGTCCAAGCAGCACGACGATCAGGGTCAGCACACGGAATAAGAGGCGCAAGATAAACATCCTTGTCGAATTGTTGCGCTGTTATGCCTGAGCTTGACCCGGTGCGGCAAGTGGCCATTACGCCAAGTCATAAGGATGGGTGATTCGCTCGCGCTCAGGATCAGATGACAGAAGCTTCATCATCCGTTTGCCCAAATGCGTTTTGGTCCCTGAACTTATCGCAGGTTTACTGCTCTCATGCCGGTAGCCATTGGTCGTGGCGGCCTGATAAGCTCGCGGCTTTACTCGATTGCCCTTTCGGCGCATGAACAAGGAAATAGCATGAAACAGCATCGGTTGGCGGCGGCGGTAGCCCTGGTTAGCCTGGTCCTCGCGGGTTGTGATTCGCAGACCAGCGTAGAGCTGAAAACCCCGGCGCAAAAAGCTTCCTACGGTATCGGCCTGAACATGGGCAAGAGCCTGGCTCAGGAAGGCATGGATGACCTGGACTCCAAAGCGGTAGCCCAGGGCATCGAAGATGCCGTCGGCAAGAAAGAACAGAAGCTGAAAGATGAAGAACTGGTCGAAGCTTTCGCCGCGCTGCAAAAGCGTGCCGAAGAGCGCATGGCCAAGATGAGCGAAGAGTCGGCAGCTGCCGGCAAGAAGTTCCTCGAAGAAAACGGCAAGAAGGCTGGCGTGACTACCACCGCCTCGGGCTTGCAGTACGAAGTGGTCAAGAAAGCTGACGGCCCACAGCCTAAGCCTACCGACGTAGTGACCGTTCACTACACCGGCAAGCTGACCAACGGCACCGTTTTCGACAGCTCCGTCGAGCGCGGCAGCCCGATCGATCTGCCGGTGAGCGGCGTGATCCCGGGTTGGGTTGAAGGTCTGCAACTGATGCACGTTGGCGAGAAGTACAAACTGTACATCCCTAGCGATCTGGCTTACGGCGCACAATCGCCAAGCCCGGCAATCCCGGCCAACTCGGTTCTGGTTTTCGATCTGGAACTGCTGGCCATCAAGGATCCAGCCAAAGAAGACGCTGCTGCCGCCAAGTAATCGGCCAGGGCTTCAACAACAACGCCTCGCTTATGCGGGGCGTTGTTGCATCTGGACCTTGGCAAGGGTAAACAGAGCGAACCGATGCCGGTCAGAAGAGTCATAGCCTTTGAGGTTGCTGCGCTAGACGCCCTGAGCCGCCAAGTCAATGAAATATTGGGGTTTTTTATGTGAGTAAAAAACGCCCGATCTGAGCGCAGCCCTTATGAAACGGGGCTCTCAGCGCTGAAATGCAGCTCTGTTCACAAGGTTATCCACAATTTGTGTGGATAACATTTCAACGGGAGGAAAAGATGAAAGCTCCGTGGAATTTCGCTCGATTCCTGCCCTTGGCTGGCCGGTTGCTCGCTCGCGGTCGCCTGCCGACGTTGCTGTTTGCGGTAGCCAGCAAAGGCGCTGCGCAGGGCAATCGTCTCGGAAAACTGAAGGATGATCTGCGTTTGCTCCAGGCGCTATGCCTGGCCTACTGGCGCGGCGAGTATCGCGCTATCAGTCCCAAAGCGTTGATCTCGGTGGTCGCGGGGCTGATGTATTTCCTCAGTCCGGTCGATGCAATCCCGGATTTCATCCCGGTATTCGGCATGCTTGATGACATAGCCGTCCTCGCCTGGCTGATGAAAACCCTCGACGATGAACTCAGCGCCTTCAGACTTTGGCGCAATCGCCAGCAACCGGAAAAACTGGCGGTCGTCGAGCGACTGCCTGATACCCCCGCGCAACTGCAACTTCAGGGCCCGAAAAAGCCCTGATCCACCCAACCCGCCAACAGATAGATACCCCCCGCGACCTTGGCCGCTGTTAGGATTACACTTCTAGGGAAAAGTGCCGACTCGCTAAGTGTTGTTGTCCTACGGGGTAGTCATGGATATTCAGATAATTGCACGCGATGGCGAACCCGAATACGCGGTTCTGCCATGGGCTCAGTATCAGGCTCTACTGAAAGCAGCAGGCATCAACGAAACACCGTCGCGGCAGGCTCCAGAGCCAGTCGCGGCATCACCGGACCCGATTCTTCCAGGTCTGGATCAACTACGCAGTTTGCGCGAAGGGAAGGGCATCGCCATCGAGGCGCTGGCCCGCACGGTAGGCATCAGCCCGTCTTACCTGGCCATGATTGAAAGTGGTGAGCGTCTGCCTGACGCCGCGATTCGCCGCAGCCTGGCCTGGGAACTGACGGTGCCAGGGTGGAGGGAAGAATCGTGAGCGTACGCATCAGTCGACAACATTGGGACGGATTGCTGGGGGAGCTGGATCAGGCACGCAGGCAGCGCCATCTGCTGACTTATCGGGCGCTGCTCGAACGTTTGCAATTGCCGACGCCGGCGATGCAGACCCTGACCGCCGCGCTTGAGCATCTGGCGGCACTCGACGCCAAGGCCGAACAGCCGTTGCGCAGCTCGTTGGTAATCAGTCAGGGCGCGAGTCGTCTGCCGCGCACCGGTTTTTTCGAGTGCGTTGAGCGTCTGGGACGTTTTTCCGGGCCGTCCGATGGTGTTGCAGCGGCTTCCTGGCATGCTTCGGAAGTGGTCAGAGTCTTCGAATACGAGTACCCGGAATCGGCGGAGGCCTGAGTGTTTTTACGACTCAAGGCGCAGGCCAGCTACTGGTTGGCGCGCCGGCTGTTTCACTGGTCGTGGTTTGTCCGTCAGCCGCGCGGCTGGCGTTGGCTGGAGGGCCAGTTCGCACGCATGGCCAACCTCGGCGATGTCGGCGCGCAAAGCTTCTACGGACACATCCTGACCTTTCGCGGTGTCGGGCTGGGGGCGCGAGAAGAAGGCGTGCGCCTGTTGCGGTTGGCGGCCCTGGCCGGTGATGGCAAAGCGGCCTATCAGGTCGGTGTGATCAGCCTGGCAGGCACGCCAAGCAAAGCGCCGGATCCTGTCGAAGCCGCACGCTGGTGGAATATGGCGGCCAAGGCCGGGCATCCGTTGGCCGAGCTTAAATTGAAAGAACTGGGGACTGGAGGTTCAACGCAGTAACTTCAAATATGTCTGCCCAATAAACGTGGCGTGAGGGAAACCTCACGCCACGTTTGCGTTTATGCCGGTCTGTTTATTTTTTTTGATGTTTTACAGACTAGTCCTACATCCATTGCCTACTTGCCTGACTTCTTTCCTGATTGATCCCCCGCACAGTTCCCGCGCCTAATTTTTGCGCGAGGGAACGTTCATGCTCGACCCGGTCATTCAGTCCACTCCGTACGCCAGCGTACGTTGATGGAAGCCATCACCCGTATCGAGCAAGAGCTCGACAGCTTCCCCGACACCCTCAGCCTCTACCGCGAACAGCTCAAACATTGGGCCAGCCGTACAGCCGATACCGTCAGCCACGCCGCCGATCTGCCGTCGCTGATGGGCATGGAGCGGTTGATCCGCTTCGGTGAAAACACTAGCGCCGTCAGCAGTAGCGACGACCAGTTTTTCTCCCGCGTCGTCCAGTGCCCGAAGGGCGGATTGATGCTGATCGAGAGCAAGTTCGAATCGGTCTATGACATCCCGCTGGGCAACATCGTGGTTGATGTCGTGGCGGTAGATGGTGGCAAAACAGTACCCGTGACCCTTGATGCCCAAGGCCAGGGCGAATTTCGCGGCGAAGAGGGCAAGTTCTATCGGGTGCATGTGCACAGCGCTGTCACCCCGAAACAAGTTGAAGATCTTTTCGAATCCTACGATGGCCTGACCGTTGAGCTGGATGATTGGTTGCGCAGCGAGTGGCAGGGATTCAAGCCGCAGTGGTCGCAGTCGGTGGCGACGGCGGCGGGCAACGGCATGCTCGCCGGCAGTTGGGCGGCGATCGAAGGGGTGTGGGACAGCATTGGGATGCTGTCGGACATTCTCAAGGATCCGGGCGCGTTTGCAGAGCGCCTGGGCAGTGGCGCGGCGGATCTGATCGATCTGGTTGCGAACGCTCCCGAGCTCACGGAAAAGCTGCAGTTGCTGGTCAGTGACGAGGCCGCGCTGTGTTTGCTGTTACGTACGGCCAGCCTTTGGCTGGAGATGCTGCCGCCCAGTGAGGTCTTCGGCAAAACCGCTGAAGTGGTGTCGCTGGTCATCGTGCAATTGTTGATTGATGTGCTGATTGCCGTTGTTCTGACGTTTGCCAGTGGCGGCGCGGGCATCGCTTATCTGACGCTGCGTATGGCGGATCGCGCGGTTCAACTGCTGTCGGCGGTGATGCGGTTGGTGAAGGCGTTGTTCGGCATCGTCAGTGGCTTCATCAAGTACGTTGATAAATACAAGACCGTTGCCGCGCGCGGGATCGCGGCCAGTGTGAAAAAAGGCCGGATGCAATTGCGCTGGAATGCCAAGCGCAACGCTTTGCTGAAGAAAAACGAACACCACGACGACGCTCCGGATCAGGCGAAAAACCCCAACGGTGACAGCGCCGATTGTGTGCCCGGTACTTGCACCAACGGCTGCCCGGTGTCGATGGTCACTGGCGAGGAACTGCTGACCCTCACCGATGGCGTGTTGGATGGTTTGCTGCCGTTTGAGTTCACCCGTTTGTATCGCACCAGCGCGGCCGAGATCGATGTCGGGCTAGGGTTTGGCTGGAGTCACTCGCTGGCGCATCGGCTGGAGTTCGATGGCGATTTTGTGGTCTGGGTTGACCATGAGAACCGGCGTACGCGGTTTCCGTTGCCTAGCGTTGCGCGGCCGGCGATTCACAACAGTTTGTCGCGGGCGGCGATTTTCCTCGGGGATGAGCCGGAGGAGTTGATCCTCGCGCTGGCGGGGGACGCGGCGCGGTTTTATCACTTTCGGGCTGGAAGGCTGGCGGCGGTCAGTGATGGGTATGGCAACCGTCTGCGTATTAGTCGGGATCGTCAGGATCGTGTTCAGCGGCTGGATAACGGGGCTGGGCGGGCGTTGTTGTTGCGCTACGATCGGGCTCATCTGGTTGCGGTGGATTACCAGCGCTTTGATCCGACGCAGAATCTTGCTGAGCCTTGGCACACCGAGCAGACCCTCGTCAGTTACGCCTATGACGCCTATCAGCACCTGATCGAAGCGCGTAACGCCGTCGGCGACAGCGAGCGTTACGACTACGACGATCAGCACGTCATTCTGCAGCGCCAGTTGACCGGTGGCGCGAGCTTCTTCTGGGAGTGGGAGCGCGCTGGCAATGCTGCCCGCTGCGTGCGGCACTGGGCCTCGTTCTCGCAGATGGACACCCGTTACGTCTGGGACGACGACGGCAGCGTGGCGGTGCATTACGTCGATGGCACCGAAGAAACCTACGTCCACGACGACCGTGCACGCCTGGTGCGCAAGGTCGAAGCCGACGGCGGCGAGCATCTCAAGGCTTACGACGACGCGGGACGTTTGATCGCCGAGCAGGATCCTTTAGGCGCCGTTACCGAATACCGCTACGACGACGTCGGACGGCTGGTCGCGCTGCTTCCGCCGGACGATGAGCCGACGTCCTACGAGTACCGCAACGGTTTCCTGCACAGCCGCTGCCGTGGCGAGGCGGTGTGGACCTACCGGCGCAATGCCCAGGGCGATGTCACCGAAGCGGTTGATCCCGACGGGCAGGTCAGCCATTACCACTACGACGCTCGCGGGCAGTTGCTGTCGATCCGTTATCCGGACACCAGTCGGCATGTTTTCGTCTGGAACACGCTCGGTCAACTGACGGAAGAAACCCTACCCGATGGCGGCGTGCGGCGTTTTTCCTACGACGCTCTGGGGCGGCGGACGACCACTGTTGATGAACACGGCGCGATCACGCGGCAGCACTGGGACGCGGTTGGCCGACTGATCCAGACGACTTCTCCTACAGGTTCCACCCGTGCCTACAGCTACGGCGCTTATGGCCAGGTCACCGCCGAACGCGACGAACTCGGGCGCATCACCCGCTACGAGTATGACGATGACCTCCACTTGGTCTCGCGCAAGATCAACCCCGACGGCACGCGGGTGCAGTATCGCTACGACCATGCGCAGCTGCTGCTCACCGAAATCGAGAACGAGTCCGGCGAAAAGTACCAACTGGACTACACACCAACCGGACTGATCCGACAGGAAAGCGGCTTCGACGGCCGACGCACGGCCTACGCCTACGACCTCAATGGCCATCTGCTGGAAAAGACCGAGTTCGGCGATGACGGCTCTGTTTTGCTCACCGCTTACGAGCGCGATGCCGCCGGGCGCCTGCTGATCAAGACCTTGCCGGATGGGATCAAGGTCGAATACCGCTACGACCGCCTCGGCCGACTGACCGGCGTCGACGATGGCCAAAAGCACCCGCTGGCCTTCGAATACGACCTGCAGGATCGGCTGATCACCGAGCATCAGGGCTGGGGCACCTTGCGTTATACCTACGACGCCTGCGGCCAGCTCAAACGCCAGCGTCTGCCGGACAACAGCAAGCTCGACTACCACTACGCCAAGGGCGGCGCGCTCACCGCAATCCACCTCAACGGCGCGCCCCTGACTTCGCATCGCTATGAGTCCGGTCGTGAACAACAGCGCAAACAAGGCCTGCTGCTCAGCAAATATGCCTACGACGATCAGGGCCGCTTGCTCGCCCACGCCGTAGGCCATGAGCACGCTTCGCTGTACCGCCGCGATTATGCCTACAGCGCCAACGGCAATCTGCAGCACATAACCGACACCCGCCACGGCCAGCGCACCTACGGCTATGACGCCCTCGACCGGCTGATCCGCGTACGCCACTCGCGCGACGAACTGCCGGAATCCTTCGCCCACGATCCCGCCGGCAATCTGCTGATGCAGGACCGTCCCGGCCCGACACAGATCAAGGGCAACCGCCTGCTGCTGCAGGGCGACCGCCACTACGACTACGACGCCTTCGGCAACCTGATCCGCGAACGGCGTGGCACCGCGCAAAAACTCGTCACCGAATACCGCTATGACAGCCAGCACCGCCTCATCGGCCTGACCCGTCCCGACGGCAAAACCGCGTCCTACCAGTACGACGCCTTCAACCGGCGCATCCGCAAAACCGTCGACGGCACCACCACCGAGTTTTTCTGGCAAGGCGACCACCTCGTCGCCGAAAGCAGCAAAACCCACCACCGCAGCTACGTCTACGAACCCGGCACCTTCCGCCCGCTGGCGCTGCTCGACGGCAAAGGCCCGAAGAAGGCCTGCCCGTTCTACTACCAACTCGACCATCTCGGCACCCCGCAGGAACTCACCGACTACAGCGGCGAAATCGTCTGGTCGGCGCAATACGACGCCTACGGCAAAGTCGCCGCGATCACCCTGGCCGGCGAGGATTACCTGGACCAGCCACTGCGCTTTCAGGGGCAGTATTTCGATGGGGAAAGCGGGCTGCACTACAACCGCCATCGGTATTACGACCCGAGGTTGGGACGGTATCTGACGCCGGATCCGATCAAGTTGGCCGGTGGGTTGAATCAGTACCAGTACGTGCCGAACCCGACGGGGTGGGTGGATCCGTTGGGGTTAGCTTGCACTCCTTGTCCTGGATCGGGTGTTGCTGATGGCCCCTACAGTGAAATCGTTCCAGGAGGAGGGTTAGAGGCCCATGAGTCTCGAGGAGGGCATGCTATTGCGAGACATGTCGATAGGTCGGAGGCTCAACTAAGAGCTAGACTATTAGCTGAACCGAACATACCTATTGCGTCAACATTTCTTAATAGAGCTGAAGCTGAGGCTGCACTCTCAAATGTTATGAGGATCAACAAAGTAAAAATTGATGACTTTCTAGCAGGTAACGCAAATAAACTCGTGATTAATGAGCGGGTGTCTGCTCCTGCTGGTGTGGGTGTTGTGAGGCAGAGCGGAAATTTGGAACAACTGTCTAGTATTAGATTAGTGCTACGGCGAGATTCAACTTCACCACTTGGTTACTTTATCTTGACGGGGTTTGTAAATGACAACTGAAGATTTTCCTAGCCTATTCCAGTTTCTCGGGGCCTATTTTCACGAAGACTGGATGTGTGAGTTTGACTTGGCAGATGACGTTGTTAGATCTTTCCTCGCGGACTCAGAAGGTTTTGTAGTAAGTGAAGTGATAAAGGAAATCGATACCTTGTTGGCCGTGGAGATGACAGAACACGAAACTCGAGATTTTTTGCTGAAAGAAATTGGATGTTGTTACTGCTATTGGCATGACTGGCAAAATGGATATGCTTGGTTGAAGCATATTTCTGCAGTTCTTCAAGAGGATTCACAAACTTATGTTTAAATTTTTCTTGGATAGCTTTTATTATTTTTGATCAATAAGAATATTGATTCATGAGCCGTCCTCTTCGCGGGCAAGCCCGCTCCCACATGGATTTATGCTGTTTGGAGGATCAGCGTTGGCCAATTAGTTGTGAGGTATGGAGATCGGGGGCGGTGAGGCTGTCGAGTAGGTGCACGCTATACCCCGGAACATTCTTCGCATGATGCTTCGCCTGCGAGGCCATCTCCGCGAGTTGGCTCGCATCAAGTTGTGCGCAGGCTTCGGGATGCAGGTGGACGACGCCGATAGACAGTGACAGAAGCGGAAATTCCTGCCGCACCCCTTGGCGATTCGGCGCAATGAAGCAACCTGCTTCAAGATGTTCGGGGCGGTAAAAGCGGCGGCATTGGCTTTGGAAGTCATCAAGCAACTGGTTGAGGCGTTTGCGCCAGTCCTCGGGGCCGAGAACGAGTAGGAAGTCATCGCCGCCGATGTGGCCGACGAAGTCGCGCGACGGGTCGACGCGTTCGTTGAGGCATTGCGCCAGGCACAGCAGGACTTCGTCGCCGCGGCCGTAGCCGTAGATGTCGTTGAAGGGTTTGAAGCTGTCGATGTCGACGTAGCAGATGATCGATTCGCGGCCCTGTTGCAGCAGGCGGGTCAGGCATTGCTGAATGGGGACGTTGCCCGGTAGCAGGGTCAGTGGGTTGGCGTAGCGGGCTTGCTGGATTTTCAGTTCGGTGATCAGTTTGAGTACGTCGATCACGCGCCCGAGGCCGAGGTAGCCGCCGTTGAGGGTGATGATGAAGTCTTCTTCAATGCGTTGGCGGGCGCGGCTGGTGATCAGGCGGCTGACCTGCTGTAGCGACTGGCTCATCTCCACGGCGAGGAAGTCGTCGTTCATCAAGCGGCTGATGGGTTTGCGGGCGAACAGGTCGGTGGCGAAGGGTTTGAGCAGGGCATCCGATAGGGAGTGGCGGTGAACGATGCCGCATGGCTGGCCTTGTTCGTCGAGGACGGCCAGTGAGTTGAGGTTGGCCTGGCGGCGGAAGGCTTCCAGCACAGTG of the Pseudomonas sp. Seg1 genome contains:
- a CDS encoding bifunctional diguanylate cyclase/phosphodiesterase, yielding MTTTEQLSALSSILTQSGLHSLFQPIICLSERRILGYEALTRGPSNSPLHSPIALFAVARQAGRLSELEIACRQSACRRFNEQQLPGKLFLNVSPESLLEAAHQPGRTLQLLQDFGIPPSQVVIELTEQTPIDDFQLLQTALHHYRAMGFSIALDDLGAGYSSLRLWSELRPDYVKIDRHFIDGIHQDALKREFVGSILQIAKASRAQVIAEGIELPEELAVLTEMGVDLVQGYLLGRPQEHPPRDARALMPKHDSSAVALNDEGSDLSALLNDQPAVHRDTPTATVLEAFRRQANLNSLAVLDEQGQPCGIVHRHSLSDALLKPFATDLFARKPISRLMNDDFLAVEMSQSLQQVSRLITSRARQRIEEDFIITLNGGYLGLGRVIDVLKLITELKIQQARYANPLTLLPGNVPIQQCLTRLLQQGRESIICYVDIDSFKPFNDIYGYGRGDEVLLCLAQCLNERVDPSRDFVGHIGGDDFLLVLGPEDWRKRLNQLLDDFQSQCRRFYRPEHLEAGCFIAPNRQGVRQEFPLLSLSIGVVHLHPEACAQLDASQLAEMASQAKHHAKNVPGYSVHLLDSLTAPDLHTSQLIGQR